From the Musa acuminata AAA Group cultivar baxijiao chromosome BXJ3-1, Cavendish_Baxijiao_AAA, whole genome shotgun sequence genome, the window CTTGCTGAGAAAGCTACCAATGGTACCTCCTCTCAGTTGTGTGATATTATTAGGAAGGATGATTTTCTTTCAGTTGATTTAATTTCTGCCCCCCTTGAGGCTAACAAAAGTAAGGAAGTCACATGTGGTGCTGAAAATGACAATGGATGTGGTGTAACAGATAAATCAATAACCAGTTTGGATGAGGATGATCTGTGTCATAAAATTTCTGTTGCAGACAATATCAATCAAAACTTGGATGTGGATATCACAGAAAATTTTTTTTGTGCAAATGGCACTTGTGACATTCATGAAAATACAGATGGCGGTCAGTCTTTGATGCCGAGGACAACTGATGGTAGTTCAGGAGGAGACTTAAAACAGACATCTGAAGCGACCACATCTGTGCCAGATAACAGGTCTTTAAAAGAAGAGCTAACTAATGCCGATGACCCCACTAATCCTAATGATGCATCTAGGTTTCAATTAAACTTCAGCAACTCAGTTGTTCAGTTGAAAGATGATGGATGTGACAGCAGAACTGAGGCTCAAATTGAAGTTTTGCCTGTTACCAACTCTGTACCTGTGAAACTGAATGGTGAAATCAGTTGTGAGCcagaaaagaaaatcgataataatTTAGCTGATTCAAATTGCATCAAAACAAGCTTATTGTTGTCCTCAACTTCTGGCTCTCAAGAAGCTGTCCTGATAAAAAGGAGTTCTACATCTACCTCTGAGATTCAGACTTCCACTGCAGGTCACAAAAAGGCACATGAAGATGCTATATTGAAAGAGGCCAGATTAATAGAGGTTCGTATCTAGTCATTTGTATGGAATATGTAAGATACATGAGATATTCTAACTAGAAAACTCCTATACATTTTATTTCTCAGGCACGGTTCAAAAGTGCTGGGGAGCTGTCTTCTGATAGTAAATATTTCGAGAAGCAACAAAAATGTCACTGGGATTTTGTGCTTGAGGAAATGACATGGATGGCAAATGATTTCATGCAGGTTTGATACAAACTCTCCATACAGTGTTTTattgtgttttctttcttttattctatAGATGCAAATATACAACAAAAGGCACATGTTTAGATGTTTTGAGCAGTGCATTTTATTGAGTTCATTCTTACACTATTACCTAAACTTTTGGTTTTAAGGATTCTTGAAATCATTGTATATAAACAGGAGAGATTGTGGAAGACTGCAGCTGCTTCACAAGTTTCTCGATTGATTGCTTCTTGTGGTCGAGGAAAATTTGACCAGCTAAACATATTGCGCGTGCAAAGAAACGTGGCTAGAAGTCTAGCCAAGGCAGTTATGCACTTCTGGCATGCAGCTGAGGCTCTCCGTATGGGCGACACTACACCTAATGCAATCCATCATGAATGCAAATTATATAGGCTCAGTTCATCAAATTTCATGGTGGCTGAAATGGAGAGAGACCAGGTTGGAGATTTGGTACTAGACGTTGTTATGTAGGTCATTTCATGGTTATGCAAATGGATTGTGATAAAGCTATTTTTCTGAATatgtttctcttttcttttattcAATCCTGCAATCTTTCTTTTTTGAATTTCTTTTTTGGGTgttttttatgaatttatttgACTAGACATGAAATGCTTCATGCTTCTACTTCTAACATCATGTCATCATCATGTTACAGAAGCTAGTTCGAGTCATTATCACTTTTAGTCAAGTTATACTTCGTAACTTGGTTTCATCCTTTATAATGTTCCTTGCATGTATTTCTTTGTAAGTTTGGATTCCACAAATATTCTCACATATTGGATAACTATGCTGTCATAAAACTGATTCACTTCTTTGTGTTCCATAAGAATCTGATCACATCAATATTTTTGCAAACTCCTAATGCTGCCAATCATTGTCACCTGCTTGAATTTTATTAGATACAATTTTTCGTaccatttgttttttttttttggtattattGAAGTATCATGGGAGAGAAATATTTTAGttgatttttctttaattttaacAGCTAAAGCTTGAGGTGTTTTTAGGTGTATGCTTTATTACTTATGCTGGGACATACTGATGGTATTTATGAGCCAACCAAGTCTTGGTATCAGTACATATGGTTTCCCTCCACCCTATACACCATTTGTTGTTACTATATCTTCAGTAATATCGAGCAACAGAAGTCTGTATACCGTCCAGTATATTGGAATCATGCTGGTCTGATGGGCTATTGAAGATGGAATCAGACTGGTGTTTGAATCCATGGTGTGAATAACAACACCGATTCTAATAATTTGAACTTTCTAGTGCTATTGAGTCTATGAAAAGTATGCTATAATGGTTAGTCTGTTTTTCCTTATGCTGATGTTCTTTTCCAAGCCCTAAGGGAATTTTAGACCATTTGTATTGAAAAAAAAATCTGTCATTAATCTATAGATGCCTGTGAAGTAATCACcttttgaaattttaaatttcTTAAATGTAAGGGTGGCGGTAGTGCATTCCTTGTAGTGCAAGGTTTAGAAGAGTCTATGTACATAGCCTTATCTGTACAAAAAAAAGACTATTTTCGTAACTTGAACTGTGGTTAACCAGGTGGTCCAGGTCGTAAAGGAGCAGCCTATCTGTGATGCAAACAAAAAATTTCTCTCACACATTTAAGCAACCTTACTGTGATGTCATTGCCCATAGCAGAACCAAGACTGTCACTGACAAAAGTGGTTACTATACTGACAAGGATATCAGATAATCTAGGATGTGGATGTGGACCACTAGTAGCTAAAAAGGAGGAAAATACTGTGAAGTGTTTTCTTTTAGTTGTTGGCGAGTCGACATAGTTTCTTGAACCTGATACTGTTACATTCTTTTTTTAAGTATATATACCTGGTGTGTATGGCCCAATGTTAGTCATATTGAAGAATTTCATTGCATATTTATGGACCTTAACATTTCATGTGATTATTCTTTGCTGGTGTCTAATATGGTATTTTTCTTTTTCGAACAGGACCGTCATACTGTCTTGGACTATGCAGTTAGGATGCTGAAATATAATGGCAGCATATCAAGTCATTCTGCCTTGGCTGAAGCACCAACTACTCCTGATAGACAAAATGATGTGGGCATTTTGGAAATAACTTGGGAAGATCAACTTTCTGAAGTAAGGACTAGAGTCTTTCGTATCATGTATAacgattttattttcttttgacatTTTTCTGTTGGATCAAGGAACTGTTCTTAGCTGAAAGTCTTCTTACATCTGCTTTGTGTTTGTGGTACCCCTTGGTTGGAGTAGCAGTATAAGTTTTCCAAATGATTTGCCTTTAACATGCAAGTTGTACCCTCTGACACGTGATGTGGATCTCACACTGGTTTGTATTTTCTGCAGGAAAGTCTTTTCTATACAGTACCTTCTGGTGCGATGCAGGCATACAGAAAATCTATGGAGTCCCAGTGGATGCATTACAAGGTAAACATTAGTTTTTTCTTTTGTCTGTCATCATTTATTTCATATAACACTATAACAATAAAATTATATCGTCTATCAGATTTAACTATGAATGTCAAAAAAATGTTTGACATATTACAATTAACCTGGCTTGGGAATATTAATTCAGACCCCAAAGGAATTTAGACTATGGTATTGATTAAAAAGCTTCTGGTTATTTTGGGGTTGTTCTTCTATGAGAAAAGGGACATTGACATAATATTATGGACATTTCTATCACCTTTACCCTGTCACAATTATTCTAATATCAAGTGATAAAATTATGTGCTTCTTTAAAAATTTCAATGAGTAATATTGAATTTTATCTTCTTAAAGTTGAAATGTGTCAGTTGGGACATTGCTGATTTCAATGAGCGGAAGAAGGGGATTACTGATTTCCAATCAGGCTACTTTGGTCCTGAATCTTTGTTACCATGTTTAGTTTGTTTCCATCATTTTTAAGGAAATACCGTTTGGACTGGTATGTACTGATTTAAGGAAAAAATGTGTATTGCCTTTTTTACAGTTTCAAATCTAATTATTGTGAGACACTGGAAATATTATAAAAAGACATTATCTAGTTGGTAAAATGTGATAATTGGTCAGACTTTTGCTGTTCAATTTTTTTTGCCTTATGTTCTTTTGTGGACATTTGTTGTACAATCCCAGAGTTTCCAAATGAATGATAAATGATTTTCATAATGGGTGAAACATGAAAGACATTTGCATGTCTGTCCTGTATATCCTCTTAAAGTGACTTCTGTATGTAGCAAAGACTCAGCTGGCTGGGTCTTCtagcaatattatttaatttcaatgtTAAAGCATAATACCCAATTAACcccaaattatatgtttaattgaTTTTTTTCCAGAAATATGGTACTGTGCATCAAGATGATTGTGAGACTTCTATGTGCAATTCTGTGGCAGGTAACTGTCCTCACTGTCAAGTATTTCAATTTGATATTAACATGCGGGACTTATTACAGTAGATATGTTAAATATAGGTGGACCTCAGGAAAATGTATATGAAGAGGATGAAGGTGAAACAGGCACCTATCTTCTGCCTGGAATGTTTGAAGCAGGTTCATCATCAAAACTTTCCCAGAAGAAGAGAAAACACATGCAACAAAAATCCATTGCCACAAGGCTTAATGAAGGTGGTGGTGACTTTTCTTATGAACCTTACTTGGAAAGCAAATCAGGAAATCAACCTTTTATATTAAATGGGAAAAGAACTTCAAGTACCTTTAGTGTTGGTTCATTTCCAACAAAACGTGTAAGAACAGCTACAAGGCAGCGGGGTGTCAGTCCTTATCCTTCTGGAGTTGTTGGGCCTCTACGAGCAATTAGTAAAACAGATGCTTCAAGTGAAGACACAAGTTCTTTCCTAGATGACCAGAGTTCATTGCATGGTGGATCTATGTCCAGGAAAAATTTGGGTGTTGAGACTACAGTAGACTTTGAGAGGCAATTGCCATATGATGGTAATGAAATATCCTCAAAatctaaaaagaagaagaagaagcctaaGCATTTAGGATATAAGAATTCACTAAACTTGGCTGAACCTGGTCTTTTAGTTGTTCCTGGAAAGGTAAGGACCTTTGTGCCTGAGCACTTTTTTTGCACATTTCTTGTTAGTTAAGTAATATTTTGTAATATAGCAGGGTTCAATCCAGGGGTCATCGTATGAGCAAAGGTTGCAAGCTGAACCCATGATTCAGCATGAGCAGGtgatttgtgtttgtaatatgttttttctttttcctttttactttAATCAGTTCGCACGGCATTTTGGTTGTGGCCTTTTTAAAGAGAGGGAGCATCACATAACATCCACGTAGATCTTGTCTTCTAGAGTATGTCCTCTTCATGGTCCTTATTTATGTGGTCATTATTTCTGATTTTTCATTGTCTATTTCTTCTCTGTTTTACTTTTCAATTTCGGATAGTTTATTTTTTTAGAACGAATGCTATATTAAGTCCTCCAATGTGTTTAGTGAGTCCTCAAACCATTATCATGCCTCTCATTTTCCATCAAGTCATTGCATGATTATTTTGCATTGCAGTAATTTTATATGCTTAACTATGTATTTCAGAAGGAACATGTTAAAAAGAGAATGGAGTCTCAAAATTTTGATACAAATGGAGGTGGTGGTAATTTCTTTTGACTTCTTTATCATTATGAATTAGATCTTTTAAATAATTTTCATTATTTGACATGGATATTTCCTAAAGGATCTTTGTTACGTGGTTATAGTTTATGCACAACATGCTGCTAAGAAGACCAAAATTTTGAAGCAAATGCCAGAGGCTTCCCCTGATGCACTTACTCCAGTGACTGGGTTGTTGCCTTCACCAGTTGCTTCCCAGATGAGTAATATGTCCAATTCGAATAAGCTTATCAAAATCATTGCCACTCGGGATCGTGCACGAAAAAAGGGATTGAAGGTATATCTTTTGCTTTATGagtttttgttttgatttttttggTGGCTGCAATTCTTGGATTATAATGTAGTTTTATCTTTCAAGATATACTCAGATTCATATATGCTATCCTTTATTTTGGAATTTATTGTCAGTCTGCACCTTTTGTGCTTAGGTAAAATTAGTTCTAGCTGTGTCTTTTGACTTGCATTCTTAGTGgagaaaatagaagaaaaatgtTTTTGTCCTCATCATTAAAGAAATATGACATGAAATGAGTTGGTTTTCCATATTTAGCTTGACACTTTTATTAGTTTTGGTTCCTGAAAAGTCTTGTTCCATGAGATAGATGACTGCTGGGCAATCTGGATCGGGAGGTCCATGGACAAATTTTGAGGATCAGGTTGTTGTTCTATCCTGTCATTTGCACCATTGTTTCTGTTATAACAAAAATGCTCTTTGAATATCATATTATGTTGATAACAGGCACTTGTTGTCCTTGTTCATGATATGGGTCCAAACTGGGAGCTAGTTAGTGATGCAATCAACAATACCCTCCAGTTCAAGGTGAAGTTCTGATGTTAAATTTATACTCAAGCTACCATATTTGCAAGGACCTATATCATTTTGCTATAGTAATTCTTTTCTTGTGTGTTTGGTTTCACTTTTAATTCTAGCTTTATGTCTGATTTCTTACATGATCACCTTTATTTGAATGCTTACATATTTTCTTCCTTCTTCAtagtattattataaaatatgcatCTATTCTTGCAAATTTAGTTTATCTTGTAATGGCAATCTTCCTAAACACATTCTCACACATTTTCTTGAATCAGTTCATTTAAATACTACTTTTTTTGGAAAATCAAATTCTTTGCCCCCTTGTTCTGAGGATTTATGATATGTATGCATCCATGTACTAGTGTATCTTCCGCAAACCCAAAGAATGCAAAGAGCGACACAAATTTTTGATGGACAAAAGTGCTGGTGATGGGGCTGACAGTGCAGAAGACTCTGGTTCATCTCAGCCATATCCATCCAGTCTACCTGGAATTCCAAAGGCAAGGCCTCTGATGGTGCTCCTTCTGAGACATGCACTAGTTCTTTTCCAGTTAATTGTTTGCTGAAAGCACAAAATTCTGCTTATGCTGTTGATGGTCGGTGTCAAGCATTTCTAATGTTATGCATCTTTTACGTTGCAACATCAGGGAAGTGCACGACAGTTGTTTCAGCGTCTTCAGGGACCAATGGAAGAGGATATTCTGAAGACACATTTTGAGAAAATCATTTTGCTTGGACAAAATCTGTCTGCCTGTAGGCATCAGGTCTTTATCCTGGTTAATCTTATCAGTGTCTTTCTATGGTCATGGTAAAATTATATCTCAATTGTCTAGTTTGAACTTGGTATTGCCTAAAAGACTGGATATGTCTATATTCTTGAAGTTGTTACAATTTGGATTAAGAAACATCATGTGGTGTGCCTGAGTTGTAGTTTAAAACTAAATCTATCTTGTTTTATCTAAATTGTCAGTTGGTTTCCTTTAGTTGTATTTTTTGccacttctctttttttttgggtGCAAAGAATAAGGCATCAATTGTCTCTGCTGAATATGTTTTTGTTTTCGGTTTATTTTGTCATTTTCTGTCTAGATTACTTTATTACTTTACAAAAACATGCTATCATACTTCCTCATTTTTCGAAGACACATTTTGATAAAATCATTTTGCTTTGACAGAAGCTGTCTTCCTGTAGACATTGTGTCTTTATCCTGGTTAATCTTATAGTAATGCCTTTATGGTCATGGCAAAATTAGATTTCAATTGTCTAGTTTCAGCTTGGTATTGCCTAAAAGACTGGAAACATCTTTGTATTCTTTAAGTTGTTATAACTTGGATTAAGAAACATCATGCGATGTGCCTGAGATACTTGTAGTTTAAAACTAAATCTATCTtgttttatctaaattattagTTAGTTTTCTTTAGTTGTAGTTTGTGCCAATTCTAATGTTTTGGGTTCAGAGAATATGGTATCAATTGACTCTGCAGAATACGTTTTTGGTTCCTTTTATTTCATGTCATTTTCTATTTAAATTACTTCTTTCTTTACTAAAGCATGCTATCATAGTTCCTCATTTTTATGACTTTGTATTTCATGAAGATTGATAATCAGGAAGGGAAACAAATGACTCCAATTCATAGTTCCCATGTAGTTGCTCTTTCACTTGTATGCCCAAACAACTTGAGTGGAGGTATTCTAACGTAAGTTGTATCAAATTGTTTATGTGCTTTATGCTTGTTATTCTTACCTatttgtttttcatttttttccacCTGTTAATGTTTTTGCTGGCTTAATCACTTGAGATTTCTTTTGGTGTTTGCACAgaccacttgatttttgtgaatcGGTTTCTTCAAGCACAGATGTTTTTCCTATGGCATATCAGGGTACTCATACTGGTAGCTTACCAGTCCCAAGTCATCAAGGTTCTATGACTTCTATCCTTTCTACGTCAAGTGTTAGCACCATGTTACAAGGATCTCCTGGTATGGTCCTCAGTAGCAGCTTACCTTCAACCTCTGCTCCATTGAATCCCTCTTCTAGGTATTCAGAATCAGAGTATCCAATCTTTTTCTCATTTTGGTTGACCTCTGAAAATAGTTTTCTACTGTTTATATCCAAACTTTCTTCTGTCATGGTACTTTtagtgattatataaataaaatatgttgCCTTAGGGATTCCCAGAGGTACGGTGTGCCAAGACCATCTAGCTTACCTGTTGATGATCCACAAAGAATGCAGCAGTATAGCCAAATGCTTTCTGGAAGAACCCTTCAGCAATCTAGTATGTCATTACCTGGAGCTTTGCCAATGGGAGTTGATCGTGGTGTTCGAATGTTGCCTGTAGCTAGTAGTATGGGGATGATGTCTGGGGTGAACAGAGGAATGCCCATGACAAGGCCAGCATTTCAAGGATTAAGTTCCCCAGGCATGTTGAACATAGTTTCCACTGGAAATATTCTTTCGAGTGGTGGAAATGGGGTGCCAAATTCTGTGAATGTGCATCCAGGTTCTGTATCTAGCCCAGGAAACTCAATGATGCGGCCACGGGATCCTCTGCAGATGCTTCGGGTGAGTTTTGCAATTGCTTGCACCAATTTATGTCGCTTAACATTTGTTCCAtgatttattttctgcatatgttatcattattttttataagaacCATTTTGTGTTAGTCAACTATTTTTAGAATAGTAACTGCAATCTCGATGATTTGAGTCATGACTTGCACTTCACTGACAATAGGGACACATTAAAGACCATGCTAAGGCAATTCTAAAACCATGTAGCATCACTTGTTTTGCAGAGTTTATGAATTAGCCATCTGAATGGTTTTTCACGAATCAGCCCACAGAGGGACAATGTGTATGTCCATGTTCAGTCCATATCAGGACCTAAAATAGTTTGAGAGATAAAATGAATTACATTGATTAGAAAGAAAACAAATAACATCTTATAAAGCACTGCATAAGTGTCTAGTAGACAAGTGATGTTATTATGTGACTCTGGAAGCTTGCATTTCACCAGATTAAGGGTAATCTTCTACAAGTGATGTTGAGCTTGCATTTCATGAGAAGATATGAACTTGCAACAGATCTCATATCACTCTGTTGGTTTAGAATGACCTTGGTAGTTCCTTCTCTTCCCCTTTGATGGGTGAACATAGCCTTTCCTTTAGCTAGTATTTGCCTGTAGGAATGAGTTACTTGGCCATTATATTATTGTATTCGTTCATCAGATCTTACATTTGATATGAGCATTTACCTACTAGCCTCTTCGTAAGGATTGAGGTACCATTGACATATTGCTGGATGTATTGGTTACCCTCCTGTTCATGCCTGTTTCTGGCATTTGCTTGTTGCTATAGGCACAGTATTAGCTACAAAAAATGAGAGATGTTGAAGTAGTCTTCAAACGTATCAGATGAACCCTATGAGTTCTGCACATACTGACCTTTCTGTGAGGGTCAGTGCTGGACCCGGTGGTATTTATGCCAAGACCTGCCACTGATACTGTCTGTTACATATCTGTGATTGGCTCATCCATGGATTTCTACCACATGGAAATTTTGTGACAGTGTAGTATGTGCCACAATAAGTCCTGCAGTACAATGAACATGTTAACCCCTGCCTCTATGTTTTTATATTGATGTTGGCATCAAATTTAACTCCGAAATGTAGATGGGCTGCAAATTTTGCAACTAAAACTAGGGTTCTGAGGGAGGGAAGATATTTTTGGTCTATCATATTGACATTTTATAAATATAGTCCATTTATAGATGAAGGAATGTTTATATTAGTAGAATACTTGAATGCTCCTCCTAATATGTTGGAATAAGTAGATAGACTTATCTCTGTACTTTAACATTAGGAAATAATTTGAGGATAGACTTCCATATATGGACTTGGTGCGCTATTATTACATTAAGGATTTTGAGCTGTGTGGCAAGACTTGTATCATATAGTTATTAGGCTAATGACTTTCTTGGATCATCACAAGTAGTATCAAATCACTTTCAGCAGGCCTTTTTGTGTGAGCTGACATGTGGCAATGGAATTTCCTTGGTTTAGTCCCACATTGCAAACCATGAATTATGGGCATTACATAGTAGTGCTTTGGTGAG encodes:
- the LOC135585712 gene encoding chromatin modification-related protein EAF1 B-like isoform X2, which gives rise to MHGLSPGLSLPVNAEIKPMGGVVDCGLGVDSKTSPRRAAIEKAQADLQQEFGIREERKKELEFLEKGGNPLDFKFIHAASISVQSTSLTDQVAEPYVTSEAKGSFTLAASPHGESVESSGRPGGSVGREPNIGDNLLLLNRENNKLHGEKNAKHRSKRGSISHLEQSSHVDGCHNAKDTEDSVIFRLGAKSQAYARRNRSRTGRDCTNLGLTDSGSRHGNRASITSSYTPSPRGTKGSLLELQAQNHAASSISNPKAANPDGAVVPEALAPDDQVDMQLDMMQHNDTCPDTVMDGSPQGVEEVKITENLQGSDSYNQHSSLAEKATNGTSSQLCDIIRKDDFLSVDLISAPLEANKSKEVTCGAENDNGCGVTDKSITSLDEDDLCHKISVADNINQNLDVDITENFFCANGTCDIHENTDGGQSLMPRTTDGSSGGDLKQTSEATTSVPDNRSLKEELTNADDPTNPNDASRFQLNFSNSVVQLKDDGCDSRTEAQIEVLPVTNSVPVKLNGEISCEPEKKIDNNLADSNCIKTSLLLSSTSGSQEAVLIKRSSTSTSEIQTSTAGHKKAHEDAILKEARLIEARFKSAGELSSDSKYFEKQQKCHWDFVLEEMTWMANDFMQERLWKTAAASQVSRLIASCGRGKFDQLNILRVQRNVARSLAKAVMHFWHAAEALRMGDTTPNAIHHECKLYRLSSSNFMVAEMERDQVGDLDRHTVLDYAVRMLKYNGSISSHSALAEAPTTPDRQNDVGILEITWEDQLSEESLFYTVPSGAMQAYRKSMESQWMHYKKYGTVHQDDCETSMCNSVAGGPQENVYEEDEGETGTYLLPGMFEAGSSSKLSQKKRKHMQQKSIATRLNEGGGDFSYEPYLESKSGNQPFILNGKRTSSTFSVGSFPTKRVRTATRQRGVSPYPSGVVGPLRAISKTDASSEDTSSFLDDQSSLHGGSMSRKNLGVETTVDFERQLPYDGNEISSKSKKKKKKPKHLGYKNSLNLAEPGLLVVPGKGSIQGSSYEQRLQAEPMIQHEQKEHVKKRMESQNFDTNGGGVYAQHAAKKTKILKQMPEASPDALTPVTGLLPSPVASQMSNMSNSNKLIKIIATRDRARKKGLKMTAGQSGSGGPWTNFEDQALVVLVHDMGPNWELVSDAINNTLQFKCIFRKPKECKERHKFLMDKSAGDGADSAEDSGSSQPYPSSLPGIPKGSARQLFQRLQGPMEEDILKTHFEKIILLGQNLSACRHQIDNQEGKQMTPIHSSHVVALSLVCPNNLSGGILTPLDFCESVSSSTDVFPMAYQGTHTGSLPVPSHQGSMTSILSTSSVSTMLQGSPGMVLSSSLPSTSAPLNPSSRDSQRYGVPRPSSLPVDDPQRMQQYSQMLSGRTLQQSSMSLPGALPMGVDRGVRMLPVASSMGMMSGVNRGMPMTRPAFQGLSSPGMLNIVSTGNILSSGGNGVPNSVNVHPGSVSSPGNSMMRPRDPLQMLRPGQNPEEHKQMMMQEIQMQASQANGQSVPPFNGLGASFSNAVIPAPIQTFPVQQHQQSHQMLQQAHMLGNPHHHHIQGTNHSSPQQQAYAIRVAKERQLQQRLMPHQQHHISGQNAVSPIQNNSQIQPQSQPCSPVTPVSSSQGQQKQQSISRNPPPGMSNQIMKQRQRQQVQHHQPRQQQQQQQQQQQQQRQQSQQQVKLMKGLGRGNVLIHHNLSADTPQISGFSTTSKNQVSDKHMMQQGQGFFPGNPGLNPALHQPGSQTNIYPHPLPQSTKQISPISDTCNQGSAQSSPSHNMLTSQQAPIPSSVSLPKQHQQPQQRYMNQSQQSTQRIMLQQNRQMNSDGRAQSSTDQGPVNKTVPSASITQGSDSGTSAPAVSSPTLWNPEPIYDTDAPPPTAQMVRSAQENVVGSEALVPSSSQSLVPHQLPGGVPLHGQDVGGQWQQQQQQQQQPQHQQEQQHSQHENQQTVQSNLYTQPSELGPG
- the LOC135585712 gene encoding chromatin modification-related protein EAF1 B-like isoform X1, whose protein sequence is MHGLSPGLSLPVNAEIKPMGGVVDCGLGVDSKTSPRRAAIEKAQADLQQEFGIREERKKELEFLEKGGNPLDFKFIHAASISVQSTSLTDQVAEPYVTSEAKGSFTLAASPHGESVESSGRPGGSVGREPNIGDNLLLLNRENNKLHGEKNAKHRSKRGSISHLEQSSHVDGCHNAKDTEDSVIFRLGAKSQAYARRNRSRTGRDCTNLGLTDSGSRHGNRASITSSYTPSPRGTKGSLLELQAQNHAASSISNPKAANPDGAVVPEALAPDDQVDMQLDMMQHNDTCPDTVMDGSPQGVEEVKITENLQGSDSYNQHSSLAEKATNGTSSQLCDIIRKDDFLSVDLISAPLEANKSKEVTCGAENDNGCGVTDKSITSLDEDDLCHKISVADNINQNLDVDITENFFCANGTCDIHENTDGGQSLMPRTTDGSSGGDLKQTSEATTSVPDNRSLKEELTNADDPTNPNDASRFQLNFSNSVVQLKDDGCDSRTEAQIEVLPVTNSVPVKLNGEISCEPEKKIDNNLADSNCIKTSLLLSSTSGSQEAVLIKRSSTSTSEIQTSTAGHKKAHEDAILKEARLIEARFKSAGELSSDSKYFEKQQKCHWDFVLEEMTWMANDFMQERLWKTAAASQVSRLIASCGRGKFDQLNILRVQRNVARSLAKAVMHFWHAAEALRMGDTTPNAIHHECKLYRLSSSNFMVAEMERDQVGDLDRHTVLDYAVRMLKYNGSISSHSALAEAPTTPDRQNDVGILEITWEDQLSEESLFYTVPSGAMQAYRKSMESQWMHYKKYGTVHQDDCETSMCNSVAGGPQENVYEEDEGETGTYLLPGMFEAGSSSKLSQKKRKHMQQKSIATRLNEGGGDFSYEPYLESKSGNQPFILNGKRTSSTFSVGSFPTKRVRTATRQRGVSPYPSGVVGPLRAISKTDASSEDTSSFLDDQSSLHGGSMSRKNLGVETTVDFERQLPYDGNEISSKSKKKKKKPKHLGYKNSLNLAEPGLLVVPGKQGSIQGSSYEQRLQAEPMIQHEQKEHVKKRMESQNFDTNGGGVYAQHAAKKTKILKQMPEASPDALTPVTGLLPSPVASQMSNMSNSNKLIKIIATRDRARKKGLKMTAGQSGSGGPWTNFEDQALVVLVHDMGPNWELVSDAINNTLQFKCIFRKPKECKERHKFLMDKSAGDGADSAEDSGSSQPYPSSLPGIPKGSARQLFQRLQGPMEEDILKTHFEKIILLGQNLSACRHQIDNQEGKQMTPIHSSHVVALSLVCPNNLSGGILTPLDFCESVSSSTDVFPMAYQGTHTGSLPVPSHQGSMTSILSTSSVSTMLQGSPGMVLSSSLPSTSAPLNPSSRDSQRYGVPRPSSLPVDDPQRMQQYSQMLSGRTLQQSSMSLPGALPMGVDRGVRMLPVASSMGMMSGVNRGMPMTRPAFQGLSSPGMLNIVSTGNILSSGGNGVPNSVNVHPGSVSSPGNSMMRPRDPLQMLRPGQNPEEHKQMMMQEIQMQASQANGQSVPPFNGLGASFSNAVIPAPIQTFPVQQHQQSHQMLQQAHMLGNPHHHHIQGTNHSSPQQQAYAIRVAKERQLQQRLMPHQQHHISGQNAVSPIQNNSQIQPQSQPCSPVTPVSSSQGQQKQQSISRNPPPGMSNQIMKQRQRQQVQHHQPRQQQQQQQQQQQQQRQQSQQQVKLMKGLGRGNVLIHHNLSADTPQISGFSTTSKNQVSDKHMMQQGQGFFPGNPGLNPALHQPGSQTNIYPHPLPQSTKQISPISDTCNQGSAQSSPSHNMLTSQQAPIPSSVSLPKQHQQPQQRYMNQSQQSTQRIMLQQNRQMNSDGRAQSSTDQGPVNKTVPSASITQGSDSGTSAPAVSSPTLWNPEPIYDTDAPPPTAQMVRSAQENVVGSEALVPSSSQSLVPHQLPGGVPLHGQDVGGQWQQQQQQQQQPQHQQEQQHSQHENQQTVQSNLYTQPSELGPG